In Turicibacter sanguinis, a genomic segment contains:
- a CDS encoding NAD(P)/FAD-dependent oxidoreductase: MMSKYDVVIVGAGPAGIFAAYELSKKNENLKVALVDKGLDIYKRRCPILEHKIKKCPVIKDHVGCMPACSITNGFGGAGAYSDGKFNITHEFGGWMTDYLSNSVVEDLIDYVDGINLEHGATTDITDPTTDKVREIEKRGYAVGLKLLRAKVRHLGTEQNLEILKSIYEELKDRVDYHFKTEVKEVLTEDGEVKGVLLANGEVMETKYVFLAPGRDGSVWLKDVMNSQGIPMKNLQVDIGVRVETSDIVMQEINEHLYEGKFMYRTSVGTVVRTFCSNPSGHVVVENHSGTMLANGHAYKDPKLGSKNTNFALLVSHTFEEPFDQPNEFAHEVSHLANKLSNGSIIVQKYGDILRGRRTTEKRLKEGFVDPTLKEAVPGDLGLVLPYNTMKSLIEMTEALDHVTPGIASEHTLFYGVEAKFYSARPEINDKFETKVKGLFVGGDGAGVTRGLAQAGASGVWVARQILERY, translated from the coding sequence TTTACAAGAGAAGATGTCCAATTCTTGAACATAAAATTAAGAAATGTCCAGTGATTAAGGATCATGTGGGATGTATGCCAGCTTGTTCAATTACGAATGGGTTTGGTGGAGCAGGTGCTTATTCAGATGGAAAGTTTAATATTACACATGAGTTTGGTGGATGGATGACAGATTATTTATCAAATTCAGTGGTTGAAGATTTAATTGATTATGTGGATGGAATTAACTTAGAGCATGGGGCAACGACTGATATTACGGATCCAACGACTGATAAAGTACGTGAGATTGAGAAGCGTGGTTATGCAGTTGGACTGAAGCTATTACGTGCGAAGGTTCGTCATTTAGGAACTGAACAAAACTTAGAAATTTTAAAGAGTATTTATGAGGAATTGAAGGATCGCGTAGATTATCACTTCAAGACCGAAGTTAAAGAGGTTTTAACTGAGGATGGGGAAGTAAAAGGTGTGTTATTAGCCAATGGTGAAGTGATGGAAACGAAATATGTTTTCCTAGCCCCTGGTCGTGATGGATCTGTGTGGTTAAAAGATGTGATGAATAGTCAAGGAATTCCGATGAAGAATTTACAGGTGGATATTGGGGTTCGTGTTGAGACATCTGATATTGTTATGCAAGAGATTAATGAGCATTTGTATGAAGGAAAGTTTATGTATCGTACGAGTGTTGGAACGGTAGTTCGTACGTTCTGTTCAAATCCTTCAGGACATGTTGTAGTTGAAAATCATTCGGGAACGATGTTGGCAAATGGACATGCGTATAAGGATCCAAAGCTTGGAAGTAAGAATACGAACTTTGCTTTATTAGTATCACATACGTTTGAAGAGCCGTTTGATCAACCAAATGAGTTTGCACATGAGGTATCTCATTTAGCAAATAAATTGTCAAATGGATCGATTATTGTTCAAAAATATGGTGATATTTTAAGAGGGCGTCGTACGACTGAGAAACGTTTGAAAGAAGGATTTGTTGATCCAACGTTAAAAGAAGCTGTACCAGGTGACTTAGGATTAGTTCTTCCATATAACACAATGAAGTCATTGATTGAGATGACTGAGGCGTTAGATCATGTAACACCAGGGATTGCATCAGAACATACGTTATTCTACGGAGTAGAGGCAAAGTTCTACTCAGCACGTCCTGAGATTAATGATAAATTTGAAACAAAGGTTAAAGGATTATTCGTTGGTGGGGATGGCGCTGGTGTAACGCGTGGTCTTGCACAAGCTGGAGCAAGTGGTGTTTGGGTAGCTCGTCAAATTTTAGAACGTTATTAA
- a CDS encoding adenylosuccinate synthase, producing MTKTVVVVGTQWGDEGKGKITDYLAQRADIVARYQGGNNAGHTIEFNGQQFKLRLIPSGIFSAEKVILGNGMVINPEALLEEIAYLNEGGVSTNHIRISNRAHVIFPYHIELDGLQEELKGDRKVGTTKRGIGPCYTDKYARCGIRIGDLMDKELFAELLLEQVTAKNEILAKYGKPTFSFEEIYTKYCEYAEVIRPYVTDTSYELDEALTEGKKVLFEGAQGVMLDVDHGTYPFVTSSNPSAGAVTTGLGVGPTKIDEVIGVVKAYSTRVGEGAFPSELHCEIGARIREIGREYGTVTGRPRRIGWFDSVVVSHTRRVSGLTGISVNLLDVLSGLDTLKICTAYELDGQVIKYVPSTIREFERCVPVYEEMPGWQEDITGVTSFEELPVAAQNYLRRIEELVGAPIAIFSVGPDREQTILMKELLV from the coding sequence ATGACAAAGACAGTAGTAGTTGTAGGAACTCAATGGGGAGATGAAGGTAAAGGAAAGATTACAGATTATTTAGCACAACGTGCTGATATTGTAGCTCGTTATCAAGGTGGTAATAATGCAGGACATACGATTGAATTTAACGGACAACAGTTTAAGTTACGTTTAATTCCTTCTGGAATTTTTAGTGCTGAGAAAGTTATTTTAGGAAATGGGATGGTTATTAATCCTGAGGCATTACTTGAAGAAATCGCGTATCTAAATGAAGGTGGAGTTTCAACTAATCATATTCGTATTTCTAATAGAGCACATGTGATTTTCCCTTATCATATTGAGTTAGATGGTCTTCAAGAAGAGTTAAAAGGTGATCGTAAGGTTGGAACAACGAAGCGTGGAATCGGACCTTGCTATACAGATAAGTATGCACGTTGTGGAATTCGTATTGGAGATTTAATGGATAAGGAGTTATTTGCTGAGCTTTTACTTGAGCAAGTAACGGCTAAGAATGAGATTTTAGCGAAGTACGGTAAGCCAACATTCTCATTTGAAGAGATTTATACAAAATATTGTGAGTATGCTGAGGTTATTCGTCCTTATGTGACAGATACTTCTTATGAGTTAGATGAGGCGTTAACTGAAGGTAAAAAAGTTTTATTTGAAGGGGCTCAAGGGGTTATGCTTGATGTGGATCATGGAACTTATCCATTTGTTACGTCTTCAAACCCATCAGCTGGAGCAGTTACAACTGGTTTAGGAGTTGGACCTACTAAGATTGATGAAGTTATTGGGGTTGTTAAGGCTTATTCAACTCGTGTTGGAGAAGGTGCATTCCCATCTGAGTTACATTGTGAGATTGGAGCACGTATTCGTGAAATCGGACGTGAGTATGGAACGGTAACTGGTCGTCCTCGTCGTATTGGATGGTTTGATAGTGTAGTTGTTTCTCATACTCGTCGTGTAAGTGGATTAACTGGAATCTCAGTTAACTTATTAGATGTTTTATCAGGTTTAGATACATTAAAAATTTGTACGGCTTATGAGTTAGATGGACAAGTAATCAAATATGTTCCATCAACAATTCGTGAGTTTGAACGCTGTGTACCAGTTTATGAAGAGATGCCAGGATGGCAAGAAGATATTACTGGAGTAACATCATTTGAAGAGTTACCAGTAGCAGCTCAAAATTATTTACGACGTATTGAAGAATTAGTTGGAGCACCAATTGCAATCTTCAGTGTTGGTCCAGACCGTGAACAAACAATCTTAATGAAAGAATTATTAGTCTAA